DNA sequence from the Streptomyces tsukubensis genome:
GTGTTCACGCGTCTGACCTGGCATGAAGGGTTCACTGCGAGGGCTGCGCGCCCGACTGCGGGAGCGGGTGCCCGGCCGGGTCCGGTCCGGGGCCGCGGCGCTGCGGCCGCGGCTGCCCCGGTCGCGCCGGGGGCGGCGGCGGCTGGTGCGGGTGGTGATGGCGGGGGCCGTACTCGCCCTGGCGCCGACGACGTGGCTGCATCTGTCGGCCGGTGACCGGGTCCGTACGGTCGCGGACGTACCGGCCCAGGACGTGGCGGTGGTCTTCGGGGCCGGGCTGTGGGACGGCAGGCCGACGCCGTATCTGGCGCACCGGCTGGACGCGGCGGCCGAGCTGTACCGGACGGGCAAGGTGAAGGTCGTCCTGGTCACGGGCGACAACAGCCGCGTGGACTACGACGAGCCCGACGCGATGCGGACGTATCTGACCGGGCAGGGGGTGCCGGACGGCCGGATCGTCAGCGACTACGCGGGCTTCGACACCTGGGACTCCTGTGTCCGGGCCAAGAAGATCTTC
Encoded proteins:
- a CDS encoding SanA/YdcF family protein → MKGSLRGLRARLRERVPGRVRSGAAALRPRLPRSRRGRRRLVRVVMAGAVLALAPTTWLHLSAGDRVRTVADVPAQDVAVVFGAGLWDGRPTPYLAHRLDAAAELYRTGKVKVVLVTGDNSRVDYDEPDAMRTYLTGQGVPDGRIVSDYAGFDTWDSCVRAKKIFGVDRAVLVTQGFHIRRALALCGSAGIEAYGIGVSERRDATWYHGEVRDLVASGKAALDTVLRPDPRFLGAKEQGVREALAAAGR